The following proteins are encoded in a genomic region of Necator americanus strain Aroian chromosome II, whole genome shotgun sequence:
- a CDS encoding hypothetical protein (NECATOR_CHRII.G7670.T1) — protein sequence MKKSRTRKIQKLDSSPIQRKEKEEEEMVTATVENHMKEELVDNPNDGGKGKRDRRDTEDRISAPEKKKQAKSVQSKKRTVAPSEMKTEQGSEETSANLESLDRGDEEKPMSKRRKKQGPQSGETRAILQEITTQSDENPVIKPEPTRKSKPIKSGESEILRNLRLTVGAKVLATAGNSKKNLGSHVSAAGSLEQAIYNARAEGNRCFALFVRNQRQWNSKPMEDATVERWNDALKETGFPLSQIVPHGSYLMNPGSPDPEKLQKSREAMVDECKRCERLGILYYNFHPGSTTGACTVEECLKIVAATVDYVVENTTRIILLIETMAGQGHTVGSTFEQIRDIISMVQNKDRVGVCIDTCHIFAAGYDIRNKESYNATMNKFDKIVGLKYLKAVHLNDSKGGVGCHADRHENIGKGKIGKNGFRCLMEDERLDGIPLILETPGVDYPGEMMTLYSLQKR from the exons ATGAAGAAAAGCAGAACACGTAAAATCCAAAAGTTGGACTCTTCTCCCATCcagagaaaggaaaaggaagaggaagaaatggtcaCTGCTACAGTGGAAAATCATATGAAGGAAGAATTAGTTGACAATCCTAACGATGGAGGAAAAG GAAAACGGGATAGGCGAGATACAGAAGACCGTATTTCAGCAccagagaagaagaagcaag CGAAATCTGTTCAATCCAAGAAGAGAACAGTTGCACCATCGGAAATGAAGACCGAACAGGGTAGTGAAGAGACGAGTGCTAATTTAG AATCTCTGGACCGAGGAGATGAAGAAAAACCGATGtcgaagcgaagaaaaaagcaag GACCACAGTCAGGAGAAACAAGAGCTATTCTACAGGAGATTACCACTCAAAGCGATGAAAACCCGGTGATCAAACCCG AGCCCACAAGGAAATCGAAGCCAATCAAAAGCGGGGAGAGCGAAATTTTGCGCAATCTTAGACTTACTGTTGGTGCGAAG GTTTTAGCAACTGCTGGTAACAGCAAAAAGAACCTTGGATCGCATGTGAGCGCCGCTG GCAGTCTTGAGCAAGCTATTTATAACGCTCGTGCAGAGGGAAATCGTTGCTTTGCATTGTTCGTTCGAAATCAACGTCAATGGAATTCAAAACCTATGGAAGATGCCACTGTAGAGCGTTGGAATGACGCGCTTAAG GAAACTGGATTTCCACTCTCACAGATAGTTCCGCACGGCTCTTATTTGATGAATCCTGGCTCACCTGATCCTGAGAAGCTACAAAAAAGTCGCGAGGCTATGGTAGATGAGTGTAAACGCTGTGAAAGACTTGGCATCCTTTACTATAATTTCCATCCAG GGTCTACCACAGGGGCGTGTACTGTCGAGGAATGCCTCAAAATTGTAGCTGCGACAGTCGACTACGTTGTGGAAAATACAACCCGCATCATACTTT TAATTGAGACGATGGCTGGTCAAGGACACACAGTCGGATCAACATTCGAACAAATTCGGGACATAATTTCCATG GTTCAAAATAAGGATCGCGTTGGAGTGTGTATTGACACTTGTCATATATTTGCTGCTG GTTACGACATTCGAAACAAGGAATCGTACAATGCAACCATGAATAAATTCGACAAGATAGTCGGCCTCAAGTACCTCAAAGCCGTTCATCTTAATGATTCTAAAG GCGGAGTTGGCTGTCACGCGGATCGTCACGAGAACATCGGcaaaggaaaaattggaaaaaatggcTTCAGATGTCTTATGGAAGATGAACGATTGGATGGTATTCCATTGATTCTTGAAACTCCTGGAGTGGACTATCCAGGAGAAATGATGACTCTTTACTCGCTTCAGAAACGTTGA
- a CDS encoding hypothetical protein (NECATOR_CHRII.G7670.T2), translating to MRVDLIFVDEKCKGTLLSCYCRLDFNRIWDSELNNPTLMIGKERHFYLIEAMKKSRTRKIQKLDSSPIQRKEKEEEEMVTATVENHMKEELVDNPNDGGKGKRDRRDTEDRISAPEKKKQAKSVQSKKRTVAPSEMKTEQGSEETSANLESLDRGDEEKPMSKRRKKQGPQSGETRAILQEITTQSDENPVIKPEPTRKSKPIKSGESEILRNLRLTVGAKVLATAGNSKKNLGSHVSAAGSLEQAIYNARAEGNRCFALFVRNQRQWNSKPMEDATVERWNDALKETGFPLSQIVPHGSYLMNPGSPDPEKLQKSREAMVDECKRCERLGILYYNFHPGSTTGACTVEECLKIVAATVDYVVENTTRIILLIETMAGQGHTVGSTFEQIRDIISMVQNKDRVGVCIDTCHIFAAGYDIRNKESYNATMNKFDKIVGLKYLKAVHLNDSKGGVGCHADRHENIGKGKIGKNGFRCLMEDERLDGIPLILETPGVDYPGEMMTLYSLQKR from the exons ATGAGAGTAGATCTCATATTTGTTGATGAGAAGTGTAAGGGAACACTCTTGTCGTGCTATTGTCGATTGGATTTCAATCGCATTTGGGACAGTGAACTGAATAATCCCACTCTAATGATTGGAAAGGAGagacatttttatttgattgag GCAATGAAGAAAAGCAGAACACGTAAAATCCAAAAGTTGGACTCTTCTCCCATCcagagaaaggaaaaggaagaggaagaaatggtcaCTGCTACAGTGGAAAATCATATGAAGGAAGAATTAGTTGACAATCCTAACGATGGAGGAAAAG GAAAACGGGATAGGCGAGATACAGAAGACCGTATTTCAGCAccagagaagaagaagcaag CGAAATCTGTTCAATCCAAGAAGAGAACAGTTGCACCATCGGAAATGAAGACCGAACAGGGTAGTGAAGAGACGAGTGCTAATTTAG AATCTCTGGACCGAGGAGATGAAGAAAAACCGATGtcgaagcgaagaaaaaagcaag GACCACAGTCAGGAGAAACAAGAGCTATTCTACAGGAGATTACCACTCAAAGCGATGAAAACCCGGTGATCAAACCCG AGCCCACAAGGAAATCGAAGCCAATCAAAAGCGGGGAGAGCGAAATTTTGCGCAATCTTAGACTTACTGTTGGTGCGAAG GTTTTAGCAACTGCTGGTAACAGCAAAAAGAACCTTGGATCGCATGTGAGCGCCGCTG GCAGTCTTGAGCAAGCTATTTATAACGCTCGTGCAGAGGGAAATCGTTGCTTTGCATTGTTCGTTCGAAATCAACGTCAATGGAATTCAAAACCTATGGAAGATGCCACTGTAGAGCGTTGGAATGACGCGCTTAAG GAAACTGGATTTCCACTCTCACAGATAGTTCCGCACGGCTCTTATTTGATGAATCCTGGCTCACCTGATCCTGAGAAGCTACAAAAAAGTCGCGAGGCTATGGTAGATGAGTGTAAACGCTGTGAAAGACTTGGCATCCTTTACTATAATTTCCATCCAG GGTCTACCACAGGGGCGTGTACTGTCGAGGAATGCCTCAAAATTGTAGCTGCGACAGTCGACTACGTTGTGGAAAATACAACCCGCATCATACTTT TAATTGAGACGATGGCTGGTCAAGGACACACAGTCGGATCAACATTCGAACAAATTCGGGACATAATTTCCATG GTTCAAAATAAGGATCGCGTTGGAGTGTGTATTGACACTTGTCATATATTTGCTGCTG GTTACGACATTCGAAACAAGGAATCGTACAATGCAACCATGAATAAATTCGACAAGATAGTCGGCCTCAAGTACCTCAAAGCCGTTCATCTTAATGATTCTAAAG GCGGAGTTGGCTGTCACGCGGATCGTCACGAGAACATCGGcaaaggaaaaattggaaaaaatggcTTCAGATGTCTTATGGAAGATGAACGATTGGATGGTATTCCATTGATTCTTGAAACTCCTGGAGTGGACTATCCAGGAGAAATGATGACTCTTTACTCGCTTCAGAAACGTTGA
- a CDS encoding hypothetical protein (NECATOR_CHRII.G7671.T1): protein MGLNRVLLYTEVIDTLSIPIRAALECAIEPWLILRGYGDLWPPTVQFAMGIDRCIAVFNPISYSKSPLKRRGVFFFLTIFAVTCELSVGYFISWSRRFVKVKYWCGRKAAFGEFYASFVYGSNILCYLLAFSLTVIAYFKSQYWMDSDSGKKQLARIRYQLIISILSIILISIPNGVSLFAQYISNVADAIAKPSTYTTCINSAINIFVYLVLYKEFRDEFMRIVLRINKVRTVLVTITTVF, encoded by the exons aTGGGTCTGAATCGGGTGCTTTTGTACACAGAG GTTATTGACACACTCTCCATTCCTATCCGTGCTGCATTGGAATGCGCTATCGAGCCCTGGTTGATTTTAAGAGGATATG GAGATTTATGGCCACCGACTGTTCAATTTGCTATGGGTATAGACCGCTGTATAGCAGTTTTCAATCCGATTTCGTACAGCAAAAGTCCGTTGAAAAG ACGcggcgttttctttttcttgacgaTATTCGCAGTGACTTGTGAGCTTTCGGTGGGATATTTCATTTCCTGGAGCAGACGATTCGTTAAG GTGAAATACTGGTGCGGAAGGAAGGCGGCGTTCGGCGAGTTTTACGCATCATTTGTGTACGGATCGAACATATTGTGTTATTTACTCGCGTTCTCACTAACAGTGATAGCTTATTTTAAGTCACAGTACTGGATGGACTCAGA TTCAGGAAAGAAACAACTTGCTCGGATTAGATACCAACTCATCATTTCCATTTTGTCAATAATTTTGATCTCCATACCAAATGGGGTCTCATTATTTGCTCAATATATATCGAAT GTTGCCGATGCTATAGCGAAACCGTCTACTTATACCACATGCATAAATTCTGCCATCAACATATTTGTTTATCTGGTCCTCTACAAAGAGTTCCGGGATGAATTCATGAGAATAGTTTTACGTATAAACAAGGTTCGAACTGTACTAGTAACAATAACGAcagttttttaa
- a CDS encoding hypothetical protein (NECATOR_CHRII.G7671.T2) codes for MGCGRCFVFPQLNLFDADHKASIIPFGSCGFSLTSILWSSRTCRKLPLGSGSFKMTAGDPEANSGARIALIMTLILIVLCIADGINCFSIFLMGLNRVLLYTEVIDTLSIPIRAALECAIEPWLILRGYGDLWPPTVQFAMGIDRCIAVFNPISYSKSPLKRALNRVRLGQFPDILPRGQCFDNRSRRGVFFFLTIFAVTCELSVGYFISWSRRFVKVKYWCGRKAAFGEFYASFVYGSNILCYLLAFSLTVIAYFKSQYWMDSDSGKKQLARIRYQLIISILSIILISIPNGVSLFAQYISNVADAIAKPSTYTTCINSAINIFVYLVLYKEFRDEFMRIVLRINKVRTVLVTITTVF; via the exons ATGGGTTGCGGCAGATGCTTCGTGTTCCCCCAGTTGAACCTGTTTGACGCCGACCAT AAAGCCTCCATAATTCCATTTGGATCCTGTGGATTCTCTCT CACAAGCATATTATGGTCATCACGTACATGCCGGAAATTGCCGCTAGGGTCAGGATCGTTCAAAATGACTGCCGGTGATCCAGAAGCGAACAGCGGTGCACGTATTGCGTTGATAATGACCTTG ATTCTGATTGTACTATGTATTGCTGATGGAATTAATtgcttttccattttcctaaTGGGTCTGAATCGGGTGCTTTTGTACACAGAG GTTATTGACACACTCTCCATTCCTATCCGTGCTGCATTGGAATGCGCTATCGAGCCCTGGTTGATTTTAAGAGGATATG GAGATTTATGGCCACCGACTGTTCAATTTGCTATGGGTATAGACCGCTGTATAGCAGTTTTCAATCCGATTTCGTACAGCAAAAGTCCGTTGAAAAG AGCCCTAAACAGAGTTAGATTGGGACAATTTCCCGATATATTACCCCGGGGTCAGTgcttcgataatcgttcaag ACGcggcgttttctttttcttgacgaTATTCGCAGTGACTTGTGAGCTTTCGGTGGGATATTTCATTTCCTGGAGCAGACGATTCGTTAAG GTGAAATACTGGTGCGGAAGGAAGGCGGCGTTCGGCGAGTTTTACGCATCATTTGTGTACGGATCGAACATATTGTGTTATTTACTCGCGTTCTCACTAACAGTGATAGCTTATTTTAAGTCACAGTACTGGATGGACTCAGA TTCAGGAAAGAAACAACTTGCTCGGATTAGATACCAACTCATCATTTCCATTTTGTCAATAATTTTGATCTCCATACCAAATGGGGTCTCATTATTTGCTCAATATATATCGAAT GTTGCCGATGCTATAGCGAAACCGTCTACTTATACCACATGCATAAATTCTGCCATCAACATATTTGTTTATCTGGTCCTCTACAAAGAGTTCCGGGATGAATTCATGAGAATAGTTTTACGTATAAACAAGGTTCGAACTGTACTAGTAACAATAACGAcagttttttaa